In Hyperolius riggenbachi isolate aHypRig1 chromosome 10, aHypRig1.pri, whole genome shotgun sequence, a genomic segment contains:
- the LOC137536163 gene encoding histone H3.2 encodes MARTKQTARKSTGGKAPRKQLATKAARKSAPATGGVKKPHRYRPGTVTLREIRRYQKSTELLIRKLPFQRLVREIAQDFKTDLRFQSSAVMALQEASEAYLVGLFEDTNLCAIHAKRVTIKPKDIQLARRIRGERA; translated from the coding sequence ATGGCCAGGACCAAGCAGACCGCCCGCAAGTCCACAGGAGGGAAAGCTCCCCGCAAGCAGCTGGCCACCAAAGCCGCCCGGAAGAGCGCCCCGGCCACCGGAGGAGTGAAGAAGCCTCACCGCTACCGGCCCGGTACAGTGACTCTCCGAGAGATCCGCCGCTACCAGAAATCCACCGAGCTGCTGATCCGCAAGCTGCCCTTCCAGCGCCTGGTGCGGGAGATCGCCCAGGACTTCAAGACCGACCTGCGCTTCCAGAGCTCGGCCGTCATGGCTCTGCAGGAGGCCAGCGAGGCTTATCTGGTGGGGCTCTTCGAGGACACCAACCTGTGCGCCATCCACGCCAAGAGGGTCACCATCAAGCCCAAAGACATCCAGCTGGCCCGCAGGATCCGCGGCGAGAGGGCATAA